One genomic region from Danio aesculapii chromosome 24, fDanAes4.1, whole genome shotgun sequence encodes:
- the si:ch211-140b10.6 gene encoding protein POLR1D-like, whose product MRFKVNLIMEDSELERKAVEELLKEANRAKARVETMGPAGWMKCPLGSTNKRFLLNTLRSSALMRQPGNPRTSERGDEHRYNRACEKHHNTDCETCKHKKDRSHKRHHSDSHSHSSKRHSSSHSHSSSRSHSPSISRMSNRTRSRSPVRDSSPDVKKYTDKRKK is encoded by the exons ATGCGGTTTAAGGTTAATTTAATCATGGAAGACAGTGAACTGGAAAG AAAAGCAGTGGAGGAGCTCCTTAAAGAAGCGAACAGAGCAAAAGCCCGTGTCGAGACAATGGGTCCTGCTGGATG gatGAAATGTCCCCTGGGAAGCACAAACAAGCGTTTTCTGCTCAACACTCTTCGTTCCTCTGCTCTGATGCGCCAGCCAGGAAATCCCCGGACATCTGAAAGAGGAGATGAACATAGGTACAACAGAGCTTGTGAAAAACATCATAACACAGACTGTGAAACTTGCAAACACAAAAAAGACCGCTCGCACAAAAGACACCACTCTGATTCCCATTCTCACTCTTCAAAACGCCACTCTTCCTCACACAGTCATTCGTCATCCAGAAGCCACTCCCCCTCCATCTCTCGGATGTCAAATAGGACTCGATCTCGCTCACCAGTGAGGGACAGTTCTCCAGATGTCAAAAAATACactgacaaaagaaaaaaatga
- the pdx1 gene encoding pancreas/duodenum homeobox protein 1, translated as MCSCTARFPRSMAIMNREEHYYPPNHLYKDSCAFQRHPNEDYSQNPPPCLYMRQAQSVYASPLGAQDQPNLTDITSFNMSSRDDLAGPHLHLPQTSQTTLQSLGGYGDSLDLCGDRNRYHLPFPWMKSTKSHTHAWKGQWTGPYMVEAEENKRTRTAYTRAQLLELEKEFLFNKYISRPRRVELALTLSLTERHIKIWFQNRRMKWKKEEDKRRARGVDPEQDSSITSGDLKDESCVGTGTLAGPPSPIHPHAPSVPQDS; from the exons ATGTGCTCGTGTACGGCACGGTTTCCCCGGTCTATGGCAATCATGAATCGGGAAGAGCATTACTATCCGCCTAACCACCTGTACAAGGACTCTTGCGCCTTCCAGAGACACCCCAACGAAGACTACAGCCAAAACCCTCCACCGTGTCTTTATATGAGACAGGCACAGTCCGTCTACGCCTCACCATTGGGCGCACAGGACCAGCCAAATCTTACCGACATAACGTCTTTTAACATGTCGAGCCGGGATGATCTGGCAGGGCCTCATCTTCACCTTCCCCAAACTTCACAGACAACTCTACAGTCGCTCGGGGGTTACGGAGACTCTCTGGACCTCTGCGGGGATCGGAACAGATACCATCTCCCTTTTCCGTGGATGAAGTCAACCAAATCTCACACGCACGCATGGAAAGGACAGTGGACAG GCCCTTACATGGTCGAGGCCGAGGAGAACAAGCGCACGCGCACAGCCTACACCAGAGCGCAGCTGCTCGAGCTCGAGAAAGAGTTTCTTTTCAACAAATACATCTCACGCCCTCGCCGCGTCGAGCTCGCACTCACCCTCAGCCTCACCGAGAGACACATCAAGATCTGGTTTCAGAACCGACGCATGAAGTGGAAAAAAGAGGAGGACAAGAGGAGAGCCAGAGGAGTGGATCCCGAACAGGACTCCTCCATCACGTCCGGGGATCTTAAAGACGAGTCTTGCGTCGGCACGGGGACACTTGCGGGACCCCCTTCACCCATACACCCGCATGCACCTTCAGTTCCACAAGACTCTTAA
- the urad gene encoding 2-oxo-4-hydroxy-4-carboxy-5-ureidoimidazoline decarboxylase, translated as MDINVVNALAYEDFVKLFGNVVEKCPLISAAIWSYRPFKDLADIEARISEFIHSLPDSGKEGILRCHPDLAGRDLQSGTLTPESQEEQSQAGMTTLDSAEIAHMYHLNSEYKERFGFPFVICARLNNKADIVRQLSERLKNRRAAELECAIEEVKKICSLRLHSIVLSDIQTKL; from the exons ATGGATATAAATGTTGTAAATGCTCTTGCATATGAAGATTTTGTGAAATTATTTGGTAATGTGGTTGAGAAATGCCCCCTCATCTCGGCCGCAATATGGTCCTATCGACCATTTAAAGATCTAGCAGACATCGAGGCTCGCATATCGGAATTCATTCACAGTCTACCGGACTCAG GTAAAGAGGGCATTCTGCGGTGTCATCCTGATTTGGCGGGCCGGGATCTCCAGAGCGGCACTCTAACACCGGAGTCCCAAGAAGAGCAGAGTCAAGCCGGTATGACCACGCTGGATTCCGCAGAGATTGCGCACATGTACCATCTAAACTCGGAGTACAAAGAGCGCTTTGGCTTCCCTTTTGTCATTTGCGCGCGTCTCAACAACAAAGCGGACATTGTGCGTCAACTGTCCGAGCGCCTGAAGAACCGCAGAGCAGCGGAGCTCGAGTGCGCGATCGAAGAGGTTAAAAAAATCTGCAGCCTCAGGTTACACAGTATTGTCCTATCTGACATTCAAACCAAACTATAA